The proteins below are encoded in one region of Candidatus Thermoplasmatota archaeon:
- a CDS encoding elongation factor 1-beta encodes MGTVVALIRVLPDSPQVDREKLKTEIRAAIPGHVKLQSIAEKPIAFGLVSLAVTITLPDGSPGGADAVQDILAKLPNVQSAETTDVGLL; translated from the coding sequence ATGGGCACCGTCGTCGCGCTCATCCGCGTCCTTCCCGACAGCCCGCAGGTCGACCGCGAGAAGCTCAAGACCGAGATCCGCGCCGCGATCCCCGGGCACGTGAAGCTTCAGAGCATCGCCGAGAAGCCCATCGCCTTTGGCCTTGTCTCGCTTGCCGTCACGATCACGCTTCCCGACGGAAGCCCCGGCGGCGCCGACGCCGTCCAGGACATCCTGGCGAAGCTCCCCAACGTGCAATCTGCGGAAACGACAGACGTCGGCCTTCTCTGA